In Herbaspirillum seropedicae, a single window of DNA contains:
- a CDS encoding DUF2863 family protein has translation MRRPAKRSSSKLSADSQHLVTFAQAIAQASSRLEERAWLQPLDALLNKLLRTGHQGLIDAALDHLFKADLDAYDVLIEAVEAGSEATSLEHEGQDYDVQLLVLPVLAWTRFAIASGPIASEMLSAIGAHLHAHVLAKDARLALAPALFSIEQLPRMHADVFALTRQMGQTALKTGPVQLRGEQPPTAAFLADTRYVIAAVVVPAGGALFHWQESEQQSHFSANKAAAFEAWKQQATPLFTRLLPGCSVELLLPQAYFFGCREADKRIRPASIRAADYFLTQTLDISSADLHASIGGFSEDINGQIDEYRIGFSIGGDPTVVYGTVWPLYEQESGEDLPMMIPGGAGLLEGLPASPLQQILTVLRECGIVHIKHHAERFTMEFCDDCGAPLFPDREGELVHAEMPEDTPPPVEHFH, from the coding sequence ATGCGTCGTCCCGCCAAACGTTCCTCCTCCAAGCTTTCTGCCGATAGCCAGCACCTGGTGACCTTTGCGCAAGCCATTGCCCAGGCCTCCAGCCGGCTCGAAGAGCGGGCCTGGCTGCAACCTCTGGACGCCCTGCTCAACAAGCTGCTGCGCACCGGCCACCAGGGCTTGATCGACGCCGCCCTGGATCACCTCTTCAAGGCTGACCTGGACGCCTACGACGTGCTGATCGAAGCCGTCGAGGCCGGCAGCGAAGCGACCTCGCTGGAACACGAAGGCCAGGACTACGATGTGCAGTTGCTGGTCCTGCCGGTGCTGGCCTGGACCCGCTTTGCCATCGCCTCCGGCCCCATCGCCAGCGAGATGCTGAGCGCCATCGGCGCCCACCTGCACGCCCATGTGCTGGCCAAGGATGCGCGCCTGGCGCTGGCGCCGGCCCTGTTCTCCATCGAACAGCTGCCACGCATGCACGCCGACGTCTTCGCCCTGACCCGCCAGATGGGCCAGACGGCGCTCAAGACCGGTCCGGTGCAACTGCGCGGCGAACAGCCACCCACCGCCGCCTTCCTGGCCGATACCCGCTACGTGATTGCCGCCGTGGTGGTGCCGGCCGGCGGCGCCCTGTTCCACTGGCAGGAAAGCGAACAGCAGAGCCACTTCTCGGCCAACAAGGCAGCCGCCTTCGAGGCCTGGAAACAGCAGGCCACGCCGCTGTTTACGCGCCTGCTGCCCGGCTGCAGCGTGGAGCTGCTGCTGCCGCAGGCCTACTTCTTCGGCTGCCGCGAAGCCGACAAGCGCATCCGCCCGGCCTCCATCCGCGCTGCGGACTACTTCCTGACCCAGACCCTGGACATCTCCTCGGCCGACCTGCACGCCAGCATCGGCGGCTTTTCCGAAGACATCAACGGCCAGATCGATGAATACCGCATCGGCTTTTCCATCGGCGGCGATCCTACCGTGGTCTATGGCACGGTATGGCCGCTCTACGAGCAGGAAAGCGGCGAAGACCTGCCCATGATGATCCCGGGCGGCGCAGGCCTGCTGGAGGGCTTGCCAGCCAGCCCGCTGCAGCAGATCCTGACGGTGCTGCGCGAATGCGGCATCGTCCACATCAAGCATCATGCCGAACGCTTCACGATGGAATTCTGCGATGACTGCGGCGCCCCGCTCTTCCCCGACCGCGAGGGCGAGCTGGTGCACGCCGAGATGCCGGAAGACACGCCCCCGCCGGTGGAGCACTTCCACTGA
- a CDS encoding chemotaxis protein CheW has protein sequence MSDTASKNLSGFGEKTDSNGNEFLAFTLGKEEYGIDILKVQEIRGYEAVTRIANSPDFIKGVVNLRGIIVPIVDMRIKFQLGEPTYDQFTVVIILNIGGRVVGMVVDSVSDVITLTQEQIKPAPEMGTTFDSDYLIGLGTLEQRMLILVDIDKLMSSAEMGLIEKLAA, from the coding sequence ATGTCTGACACTGCATCCAAGAATCTTTCCGGCTTCGGCGAAAAGACCGACAGCAACGGAAACGAATTTCTTGCCTTCACCCTGGGTAAGGAAGAATACGGCATCGATATTCTGAAGGTTCAGGAAATCCGCGGCTACGAAGCCGTTACCCGCATCGCCAACTCGCCCGACTTCATCAAGGGCGTGGTGAACCTGCGCGGCATCATCGTCCCCATCGTGGACATGCGCATCAAGTTCCAGCTGGGCGAGCCGACCTATGACCAGTTCACGGTCGTGATCATCCTCAACATCGGCGGCCGCGTCGTGGGCATGGTGGTCGACAGCGTCTCCGACGTGATCACCCTGACCCAGGAGCAGATCAAGCCGGCGCCGGAGATGGGCACCACCTTCGACTCCGACTACCTGATCGGTCTGGGCACCCTGGAACAGCGCATGCTGATCCTGGTGGACATCGACAAGCTGATGTCCAGCGCCGAAATGGGTCTGATCGAAAAGCTGGCAGCCTGA